The Chelonia mydas isolate rCheMyd1 chromosome 20, rCheMyd1.pri.v2, whole genome shotgun sequence genome includes the window CCGGCAGCTCCAGCATGGGCAGCCCCGTCTTCTTTGAGGAGCGGGACGGGTTCGAGGGGCACTGCCTGGTGCCCGAGGCCCCCGGAGAGGCGGGGgaggcaggccggggggggcgcTATGACCCAGCGGGGGATGCCATCAAGAGCCTGCCCCACAAGCTGCGCTTCAAGATGGCTGGGGGGCCCGAGGAGATGGGGGGCGAGGCCCAGGCCCCCTATGCCCCGTCGCCACCCTCCGGCGACTGGCGGGGGGGCGCTGCCGGAGGGGAGGACCAAACGAATGGGGcatcgggggtgggggctgcgtcGTTTGGGGGGTGCTACGGCACTGGGGGGTCGCCGCCCCTCCAACTCCAGGAGCCCGGGTACCAGACAGAGAACAGTGCCCTCCGGAGCCAGCTGGCGTCACTGTCGGCTGAGGTGGCTCAGTTGAAGAAGTTCTTCTCCGAACAGATCCTGGTCAAGATGAACTGAGgggtgctgcggggggagggaagggggtggctgggagcaggTGTGGGTTATCATCTCCCCGCTCTAGGGCCCTTCCCCCCATGTTAATTTACCCCCTCCCCATGTATATTTGTACAGATTTCTGCCCCTTGGGGTGCGTGGGGGGTTTTCTATTGTGTATCCATTGCCggagacttttaaaataataaacatgttTCTTGGGGGATGCACCCCTGTTTGTTTGGGTGGCTCCCCCAAGATCCTAAGGAGCACAGACAAGATCAGACCTgcgggcccatctaccccggtcTCCCTCCTTCCTGGCCACCCTGGATCAGAGCCgtgggcccatctaccccggtctccctccttcccctcctccgccATGCGCAGCTGGGAGTGATCTGATATCCCTCACAGATGCTTGCCCCTCCCAGGCAGGGCCATAACTAGCTGGGGGATCCTGtactgcccccaccaccaccaatgcAGGGGGGCAGGATACTGAAGGGAACTCAGAGGGGCAACGCC containing:
- the LOC119564802 gene encoding translation initiation factor IF-2 isoform X2 is translated as MSSSPEEPPRPPSPGPAKLCIAGSCFAEDSPSLLTASAARRKREFTPEDKKDDGYWDKRKKNNEAAKRSREKRRVNDLALESRVLALLEENARLKAELLALKFRFSLVREPAEPPRPAAAPAPCLYPLGPEPLPPPRCGRPFQPELGAGYSEDSGFSTPGSSSMGSPVFFEERDGFEGHCLVPEAPGEAGEAGRGGRYDPAGDAIKSLPHKLRFKMAGGPEEMGGEAQAPYAPSPPSGDWRGGAAGGEDQTNGASGVGAASFGGCYGTGGSPPLQLQEPGYQTENSALRSQLASLSAEVAQLKKFFSEQILVKMN